A genomic segment from Gopherus evgoodei ecotype Sinaloan lineage chromosome 6, rGopEvg1_v1.p, whole genome shotgun sequence encodes:
- the LOC115653498 gene encoding thioredoxin-like yields the protein MSLQAKEVVESEDPMVDILIPEGLSRVALPLIKTIQANDKTIWQTLASILLSARDVERKYSIPPKGYEYLFTHPQPCSLVVVASEFDDFLKAAGSKLVVVDFSAKWCGPCKAIDPVIHDLAVRYDNVMFCSVDIDLAEDVANSCKIIAMPTFQMYKKTEKICEITGTDTRKLETKIEELM from the exons ATGAGTTTGCAGGCCAAGGAGGTGGTGGAGTCGGAGGACCCAATGGTCGACATCTTGATCCCAGAAGGTCTTTCAAGGGTGGCTCTGCCCCTCATTAAGACCATACAGGCCAATGACAAGACCATCTGGCAGACCCTAGCCTCCATCCTTCTGTCCGCCAGGGATGTTGAGAGGAAATACTCCATCCCaccaaaggggtatgaatacctCTTCACGCACCCACAGCCTTGTTCATTGGTGGTTGTGGCA AGTGAATTTGATGATTTTTTGAAGGCCGCAGGCTCCAAACTCGTCGTTGTTGACTTTTCGGCAAAATGGTGCGGACCTTGCAAAGCAATCGATCCTGTCATTCAT GACCTGGCTGTTCGGTATGACAATGTGATGTTCTGTAGTGTGGATATTGATCTGGCAGAG GACGTGGCTAATTCTTGTAAAATTATCGCCATGCCAACATTTCAGATGTACAAGAAAACAGAGAAG ATTTGTGAAATTACTGGTACTGATACCAGGAAGTTGGAAACAAAGATTGAAGAACTAATGTAG